A single window of Ctenopharyngodon idella isolate HZGC_01 chromosome 24, HZGC01, whole genome shotgun sequence DNA harbors:
- the slc1a2b gene encoding excitatory amino acid transporter 2b isoform X2, which translates to MPKHVEVRMHESHLEPIEARPSSKWATICQKLRKNLLLTLTVLGVILGAVFGMLLRVASPIDDNIVMVIAFPGDILMRMLKMLILPLIISSLITGLAGLDAKSSGRLGSRAMVYYMTTTVIAAVLGVILVLLIHPGNPKLKENLGEGAKNDEVSSLDAFFDLIRNLFPENLVQACFQQIQTVVKKVEVQPDFDDTNSTSDYLSNATKPPPIFIDKKSLQFKSGMNVLGLIGFFIAFGICMGKMGEKAKLMIEFFNILNEIVMKLVIMIMWYSPFGIACLICGKIISIKDLEVVARQLGMYMVTVIIGLIIHGAIFLPCIYFAIVRKNPFSFFMGIFQAWITALGTASSAGTLPVTFRCLEENLGIDKRVTRFVLPVGATINMDGTALYEAVAAIFIAQMNGIDLDPGQIVTVSLTATLASVGAASIPSAGLVTMLLILTAVGLPTQDISLLVAVDWLLDRFRTSVNVVGDSYGAGIVYHLSKAELDALDAQHGKTDDIELMTKTQSYYDDLKNHHENNSNQ; encoded by the exons ATGCCGAAGCACGTGGAGGTAAGAATGCATGAAAGCCACCTGGAGCCCATTGAGGCGAGGCCGAGCTCCAAATGGGCCACAATATGCCAGAAGTTGCGGAAGAATCTGCTGCTCACGCTGACTGTGCTGG GTGTGATTTTGGGAGCGGTTTTTGGGATGCTGCTGCGTGTTGCTTCTCCGATcgatgacaacattgtcatgGTAATTGCCTTCCCTGGAGACATTCTAATGAGGATGCTAAAAATGCTCATCCTTCCCTTGATCATCTCCAGCTTAATCACAG GTCTGGCTGGTCTGGATGCGAAGTCAAGTGGTCGTCTGGGCTCCAGAGCCATGGTCTATTACATGACCACTACTGTCATTGCTGCTGTGCTGGGAGTCATCCTGGTGCTCCTCATCCACCCTGGAAACCCAAAACTCAAGGAGAATCTCGGAGAAGGAGCTAAGAACGATGAGGTTTCCAGTCTTGATGCCTTTTTTGACCTCATCAGAAACCTCTTCCCTGAGAACTTGGTTCAGGCTTGCTTCCAGCAG ATCCAGACCGTTGTGAAGAAGGTAGAAGTTCAACCTGACTTCGATGACACCAACAGCACATCTGACTATCTCTCTAATGCCACCAAGCCACCGCCCATTTTCATAGACAAGAAATCTCTACAGTTCAAGAGTGGAATGAATGTGCTGG GTCTAATTGGATTCTTCATTGCCTTTGGAATTTGTATGGGCAAGATGGGAGAGAAAGCTAAGCTTATGATTGAGTTCTTCAACATTCTCAATGAGATTGTGATGAAGCTTGTCATCATGATTATGTG GTACTCACCCTTTGGCATTGCCTGCTTGATCTGTGGAAAGATCATCTCTATTAAAGATCTGGAGGTAGTGGCCAGGCAGCTGGGGATGTACATGGTGACGGTTATTATTGGTCTGATCATCCATGGTGCCATATTCCTGCCATGTATCTACtttgcaattgtgaggaaaaaccCTTTCTCGTTCTTCATGGGAATCTTCCAGGCCTGGATCACGGCTCTGGGCACAGCTTCTAG TGCTGGCACTCTGCCTGTAACTTTCCGTTGTCTTGAAGAAAACCTTGGTATTGACAAGAGAGTTACACGTTTTGTGCTTCCAGTTGGAGCAACAATTAACATGGATGGAACGGCCCTCTATGAGGCTGTAGCTGCCATTTTTATTGCCCAGATGAATGGAATTGATTTAGACCCTGGTCAGATCGTCACTGTCAG TCTTACAGCAACACTGGCCAGTGTTGGAGCGGCGAGTATCCCCAGTGCTGGACTGGTCACCATGTTACTCATTCTGACAGCCGTCGGGCTTCCTACTCAAGACATCAGTCTGCTGGTGGCTGTTGACTGGCTTCT GGATCGTTTCCGTACCTCAGTTAATGTGGTTGGAGACTCATATGGGGCTGGCATCGTCTACCACCTGTCCAAGGCAGAGCTGGACGCTCTGGACGCCCAACATGGGAAGACTGATGACATAGAGTTGATGACCAAGACCCAGTCCTACTATGATGACCTCAAAAACCATCATGAAAACAACTCCAACCA
- the slc1a2b gene encoding excitatory amino acid transporter 2b isoform X1 translates to MPKHVEVRMHESHLEPIEARPSSKWATICQKLRKNLLLTLTVLGVILGAVFGMLLRVASPIDDNIVMVIAFPGDILMRMLKMLILPLIISSLITGLAGLDAKSSGRLGSRAMVYYMTTTVIAAVLGVILVLLIHPGNPKLKENLGEGAKNDEVSSLDAFFDLIRNLFPENLVQACFQQIQTVVKKVEVQPDFDDTNSTSDYLSNATKPPPIFIDKKSLQFKSGMNVLGLIGFFIAFGICMGKMGEKAKLMIEFFNILNEIVMKLVIMIMWYSPFGIACLICGKIISIKDLEVVARQLGMYMVTVIIGLIIHGAIFLPCIYFAIVRKNPFSFFMGIFQAWITALGTASSAGTLPVTFRCLEENLGIDKRVTRFVLPVGATINMDGTALYEAVAAIFIAQMNGIDLDPGQIVTVSLTATLASVGAASIPSAGLVTMLLILTAVGLPTQDISLLVAVDWLLDRFRTSVNVVGDSYGAGIVYHLSKAELDALDAQHGKTDDIELMTKTQSYYDDLKNHHENNSNQCVYAAQNSVLLDECKVTLATTNGSTAECTLVEEEPWKNN, encoded by the exons ATGCCGAAGCACGTGGAGGTAAGAATGCATGAAAGCCACCTGGAGCCCATTGAGGCGAGGCCGAGCTCCAAATGGGCCACAATATGCCAGAAGTTGCGGAAGAATCTGCTGCTCACGCTGACTGTGCTGG GTGTGATTTTGGGAGCGGTTTTTGGGATGCTGCTGCGTGTTGCTTCTCCGATcgatgacaacattgtcatgGTAATTGCCTTCCCTGGAGACATTCTAATGAGGATGCTAAAAATGCTCATCCTTCCCTTGATCATCTCCAGCTTAATCACAG GTCTGGCTGGTCTGGATGCGAAGTCAAGTGGTCGTCTGGGCTCCAGAGCCATGGTCTATTACATGACCACTACTGTCATTGCTGCTGTGCTGGGAGTCATCCTGGTGCTCCTCATCCACCCTGGAAACCCAAAACTCAAGGAGAATCTCGGAGAAGGAGCTAAGAACGATGAGGTTTCCAGTCTTGATGCCTTTTTTGACCTCATCAGAAACCTCTTCCCTGAGAACTTGGTTCAGGCTTGCTTCCAGCAG ATCCAGACCGTTGTGAAGAAGGTAGAAGTTCAACCTGACTTCGATGACACCAACAGCACATCTGACTATCTCTCTAATGCCACCAAGCCACCGCCCATTTTCATAGACAAGAAATCTCTACAGTTCAAGAGTGGAATGAATGTGCTGG GTCTAATTGGATTCTTCATTGCCTTTGGAATTTGTATGGGCAAGATGGGAGAGAAAGCTAAGCTTATGATTGAGTTCTTCAACATTCTCAATGAGATTGTGATGAAGCTTGTCATCATGATTATGTG GTACTCACCCTTTGGCATTGCCTGCTTGATCTGTGGAAAGATCATCTCTATTAAAGATCTGGAGGTAGTGGCCAGGCAGCTGGGGATGTACATGGTGACGGTTATTATTGGTCTGATCATCCATGGTGCCATATTCCTGCCATGTATCTACtttgcaattgtgaggaaaaaccCTTTCTCGTTCTTCATGGGAATCTTCCAGGCCTGGATCACGGCTCTGGGCACAGCTTCTAG TGCTGGCACTCTGCCTGTAACTTTCCGTTGTCTTGAAGAAAACCTTGGTATTGACAAGAGAGTTACACGTTTTGTGCTTCCAGTTGGAGCAACAATTAACATGGATGGAACGGCCCTCTATGAGGCTGTAGCTGCCATTTTTATTGCCCAGATGAATGGAATTGATTTAGACCCTGGTCAGATCGTCACTGTCAG TCTTACAGCAACACTGGCCAGTGTTGGAGCGGCGAGTATCCCCAGTGCTGGACTGGTCACCATGTTACTCATTCTGACAGCCGTCGGGCTTCCTACTCAAGACATCAGTCTGCTGGTGGCTGTTGACTGGCTTCT GGATCGTTTCCGTACCTCAGTTAATGTGGTTGGAGACTCATATGGGGCTGGCATCGTCTACCACCTGTCCAAGGCAGAGCTGGACGCTCTGGACGCCCAACATGGGAAGACTGATGACATAGAGTTGATGACCAAGACCCAGTCCTACTATGATGACCTCAAAAACCATCATGAAAACAACTCCAACCAGTGCGTCTATGCTGCTCAAAATTCAGTCTTATTAGATGAATGCAAG